One region of Nerophis lumbriciformis linkage group LG10, RoL_Nlum_v2.1, whole genome shotgun sequence genomic DNA includes:
- the LOC133612747 gene encoding parathyroid hormone-related protein-like, whose protein sequence is MCSAVLLHQWSLAVFLLCSPVTPHGMPLDGASSRMRRSVSHAQLMHDKGRSMQEFKRRLWLQELLDEVHTAREQAPPVQNRTPDFSGNDLHLQKPPEATKNLPHRFRPEQEGPNLPQETNKALAYKDQPLKAATKRKKKARLGRRREGDKKRRRARSARTGG, encoded by the exons ATGTGCTCGGCGGTCTTACTTCATCAGTGGAGTTTGGCCGTGTTCTTGCTGTGTTCTCCGGTGACACCTCACGGGATGCCGCTGGATGGAGCGAGTAGCAGAAT GAGGAGGTCGGTGAGCCACGCCCAGCTGATGCACGACAAGGGCCGCAGCATGCAGGAGTTCAAGCGCCGCCTGTGGCTGCAGGAGCTGCTGGACGAGGTGCACACGGCCCGCGAGCAGGCGCCGCCCGTGCAGAACAGGACCCCCGACTTCAGCGGGAACGACCTCCACCTCCAGAAGCCCCCGGAGGCCACCAAGAACCTCCCCCACAGGTTCAGGCCCGAGCAGGAGGGCCCCAACCTGCCGCAGGAGACCAACAAGGCGCTGGCTTACAAGGACCAGCCGCTGAAGGCGGCCACCAAGAGGAAAAAAAAGGCCAGGCTGGGCCGGCGCCGGGAGGGCGACAAGAAGCGCAGGCGGGCCCGCTCGGCTCGGACTGGAGGCTGA
- the LOC133612798 gene encoding galanin receptor 2a has protein sequence MSVPNTYGLVFACTCAMILGVGLGANLLVFSLFAKYKTLRKNRLDILLLSMSLADFLTLLLIPFTLHSALSHSWPLDDVACKVYQFLLAFSLAASTYSLCAVSMARAMIITNPYQPPAMDLVILMFVLVWALSFLISLPLRMFATKEILSSSLVDFSFCLPTLHEHHYQVVLSQFVLFYFVPMLVIAFNYIRLALFLHKSPVMSIPSARNTRRASVMVFLAAATFSVCWLPGYVLELCVYLGVYRHGRAWELFYFMCTVLQYLHPCINPLLYVLLSRRHRRAARLFGCRRNRVRPQVVSASADSSAHTS, from the coding sequence ATGTCAGTTCCCAACACCTACGGCCTGGTGTTCGCCTGCACCTGCGCCATGATCCTGGGTGTGGGCCTGGGTGCCAACCTGCTGGTCTTCTCCTTATTCGCCAAGTACAAGACGCTGCGTAAGAACCGCCTGGACATCCTCCTGCTCAGCATGTCCCTGGCCGACTTCCTCACCCTGCTGCTCATCCCCTTCACCTTGCACTCGGCACTCAGCCACTCCTGGCCTCTGGACGACGTGGCCTGTAAGGTCTACCAGTTCCTGTTGGCCTTCAGCTTGGCGGCCAGCACCTACTCGCTGTGCGCCGTGTCCATGGCGAGGGCCATGATCATCACCAACCCCTACCAGCCTCCAGCTATGGACCTGGTCATCCTCATGTTCGTTCTGGTCTGGGCCCTGAGCTTCCTCATCAGCCTGCCCCTGAGAATGTTTGCCACCAAAGAGATCCTGAGCTCTAGCCTGGTCGACTTCTCCTTCTGCCTTCCTACCCTCCACGAGCATCACTACCAGGTGGTCCTCAGCCAGTTTGTGCTCTTCTACTTTGTACCCATGCTGGTCATTGCCTTCAATTACatccgcctggctctgtttctcCACAAGAGTCCGGTCATGTCCATACCTAGCGCCAGGAACACTCGGCGAGCCTCGGTCATGGTCTTCTTGGCGGCCGCGACCTTCTCAGTGTGCTGGCTACCAGGCTACGTGCTGGAGCTATGCGTCTACTTAGGGGTCTACCGGCACGGACGGGCCTGGGAGCTCTTCTACTTCATGTGCACGGTGCTCCAGTACCTGCACCCCTGCATCAACCCTCTCCTCTACGTGCTGCTGTCCAGGCGCCACAGGAGGGCGGCCCGGCTCTTTGGTTGTCGCCGGAACAGAGTGCGGCCGCAGGTCGTCAGTGCGTCCGCGGACAGTTCGGCTCACACATCGTAA